One Arthrobacter sp. StoSoilB19 DNA window includes the following coding sequences:
- a CDS encoding helix-turn-helix transcriptional regulator — MGNGFGEKLRAERLERGLTQAELGKDLYSPSYISLLETGRREPTAEVIEELARRLELAPKALEAWSQPISVSDAEYVLAGLYARQAWDLRDYPLAASHAATAAKIALEGRNTSAWWNMTYMQAECLIKQGNWREAQKIMEHLLEHPMARESAGLAVRAHQMLAGIYQGQGQLSLAVDQGIQAVDLCRQLPKGSTLIINAHHALIGALAESGRLDEAWKYCQAMIDHVDELSMTQLAGEVAWVVGNVAFMRHDYTEGVKHHERAARLLSPANDIELWARFNKASAAVRLSSGIVEPETLSAIERAELALSIVGGNKSDQLEVAFIRARWLYLTGDIVAAVEKLREIHAERAELAKHTAGEVSLLLGKSLKAAGDTDEALVHLEEAQKAFATAGAQDRVQQALDAILEIKLAQKRAAAAAAKAS; from the coding sequence GTGGGCAACGGGTTCGGAGAAAAGCTCCGCGCGGAGCGCCTGGAGCGTGGACTGACACAGGCCGAACTGGGCAAGGACCTGTATTCACCCAGCTACATTTCGCTGCTGGAAACCGGCCGCCGGGAGCCGACAGCCGAAGTAATTGAAGAATTGGCACGCAGATTGGAACTGGCCCCCAAGGCGCTGGAGGCTTGGAGCCAGCCAATTTCCGTGAGCGACGCCGAGTACGTGCTGGCAGGCCTCTATGCCCGCCAGGCGTGGGACCTTCGTGATTATCCACTGGCGGCAAGCCACGCTGCCACGGCCGCGAAGATTGCCCTCGAGGGGCGGAACACCAGCGCCTGGTGGAACATGACCTATATGCAGGCCGAATGCCTCATCAAGCAGGGAAACTGGCGCGAAGCCCAGAAGATCATGGAGCACTTGCTGGAGCACCCCATGGCCAGGGAATCCGCCGGCCTTGCCGTACGGGCACACCAGATGCTGGCCGGTATCTACCAGGGACAAGGCCAGCTGAGCCTTGCCGTGGACCAGGGGATCCAGGCAGTGGACCTCTGCAGGCAGCTGCCCAAGGGATCCACCCTGATCATCAACGCCCATCACGCGCTGATCGGGGCGCTTGCAGAAAGCGGGCGGCTCGACGAGGCCTGGAAGTATTGCCAGGCCATGATCGACCACGTGGATGAGCTTTCCATGACGCAGCTCGCCGGCGAGGTGGCCTGGGTTGTGGGGAACGTTGCGTTCATGCGGCATGACTACACGGAAGGCGTCAAACACCATGAGCGGGCAGCACGCCTGCTCTCCCCCGCCAATGACATCGAACTGTGGGCCCGGTTCAACAAGGCCTCCGCAGCCGTCCGGCTTTCCTCGGGCATCGTGGAGCCGGAGACCCTGTCGGCAATCGAACGTGCCGAACTGGCCTTGTCGATTGTGGGTGGGAACAAGTCCGATCAGCTGGAGGTCGCCTTCATCCGTGCCCGCTGGCTGTACCTGACCGGGGACATTGTGGCCGCCGTCGAAAAGCTGCGGGAAATCCACGCCGAACGCGCGGAGCTCGCCAAGCACACCGCGGGTGAAGTTTCCCTCCTCCTGGGCAAGTCCCTCAAGGCCGCGGGTGATACGGACGAAGCACTGGTGCATCTCGAGGAAGCCCAAAAGGCCTTCGCCACTGCCGGCGCCCAGGACCGGGTTCAACAGGCGCTGGACGCGATCCTCGAGATTAAGCTGGCGCAGAAACGCGCCGCCGCTGCGGCTGCGAAAGCCAGCTGA
- a CDS encoding phosphoribosylaminoimidazolesuccinocarboxamide synthase — translation MTENRENRGYATKTLDLPGWTHVYSGKVRDLYEPADESILQRVGQDCVLVVASDRISAFDHVLSSEIPDKGRILTQLSLWWFDQLGVEHHVLGSTVEDGVPAEVEGRAMICKKLDMFPVECIARGYLTGSGLQEYKASGTVCNIPLPEGLVDGSRLEHAIFTPSAKALIGEHDENITYDAVVALVGDDIAGRLSELTLKIYTTAEKIARERGIILADTKVEFGYDAASGSITLGDEVLTPDSSRFWDAATYKPGQAQPSYDKQYVRDWLTSAESGWDKASDTPPPALPAEVVERTRSRYVEAYEKITGKAFS, via the coding sequence ATGACTGAAAACCGAGAGAACCGCGGCTACGCCACCAAAACACTGGATCTTCCCGGCTGGACCCACGTCTACTCCGGCAAGGTACGCGACCTCTATGAGCCCGCCGACGAATCCATCCTGCAGCGCGTTGGGCAGGACTGCGTACTGGTGGTGGCCAGCGACCGCATCAGCGCCTTTGACCATGTGCTGTCCAGCGAAATCCCGGACAAGGGACGCATCCTCACGCAACTGAGCCTCTGGTGGTTCGACCAGTTGGGCGTGGAACACCATGTGCTCGGCTCCACGGTGGAGGACGGCGTCCCGGCCGAGGTTGAAGGCCGGGCCATGATCTGCAAGAAGCTGGACATGTTCCCGGTGGAATGCATCGCCCGCGGCTACCTCACGGGCTCCGGCCTGCAGGAGTACAAGGCCTCCGGAACCGTATGCAACATCCCGCTGCCGGAAGGGCTGGTGGACGGATCCCGGCTGGAGCACGCCATCTTCACGCCGTCGGCCAAAGCGCTGATCGGGGAGCATGATGAGAACATCACCTACGACGCCGTAGTGGCGCTGGTGGGCGACGACATCGCGGGCCGCCTCAGTGAGTTGACGCTGAAGATTTACACGACGGCGGAAAAGATCGCCCGGGAGCGCGGCATCATCCTGGCGGACACCAAGGTGGAGTTCGGCTACGACGCAGCCTCCGGGTCGATCACCCTGGGCGACGAGGTGCTGACCCCGGATTCCTCGCGTTTCTGGGACGCTGCCACCTACAAGCCGGGCCAGGCCCAGCCGTCCTACGACAAACAGTATGTGCGGGACTGGCTGACATCGGCGGAGTCCGGCTGGGACAAGGCCTCGGACACGCCGCCGCCGGCGCTCCCCGCTGAAGTAGTGGAACGGACCCGCAGCCGCTACGTCGAAGCATACGAGAAGATCACGGGGAAGGCGTTCTCCTAG
- the purD gene encoding phosphoribosylamine--glycine ligase: MKVLVIGPGGREHAIVRSLLADPNVSEVHAAPGNAGISKLVPTYDINGNDPDAVAGLAARLGVDLVVVGPEAPLAAGVSDAVREAGIPVFGPSKAAAQLEASKAFAKEVMAEAGVPTAMAMVATNAEEAASALDTFGAPYVVKDDGLAAGKGVVVTRNRDEALAHAQSCFDAGGSVVIEEFLDGPEVSLFVLCDGQNTVALSPAQDFKRIFDNDEGPNTGGMGAYTPLEWAPEGLVQEVLERVAQPTVNEMARRGTPFVGVLFVGLALTSRGTRVIEFNVRFGDPETQAVLARLKTPLGALLMAAAKGELDKAEELRWSKEAAVAVVIASENYPDTPRTGDRIRGLKKVEALDGVHVIHAGTALDKEGKVVSAGGRVLAVVALGSDLVEAREKAYDGVELVQLDGAQFRTDIARKAARGEIKVPYGATGSMPIVKAKA; the protein is encoded by the coding sequence GTGAAGGTACTCGTCATTGGCCCCGGAGGCCGCGAACACGCCATTGTCCGCTCCCTGCTCGCCGACCCCAACGTGTCCGAGGTCCACGCGGCACCTGGCAATGCCGGCATCAGCAAACTGGTTCCCACCTACGACATCAACGGCAACGATCCCGACGCGGTCGCCGGGCTGGCCGCACGGCTCGGTGTGGACCTCGTGGTGGTGGGCCCGGAAGCTCCGCTGGCCGCAGGCGTATCGGACGCCGTCCGCGAAGCCGGGATCCCCGTCTTCGGACCCAGCAAGGCAGCAGCCCAGCTGGAGGCCTCAAAGGCCTTCGCCAAGGAGGTCATGGCGGAAGCCGGCGTCCCCACGGCGATGGCCATGGTGGCCACCAACGCCGAGGAAGCAGCATCGGCACTGGACACCTTCGGCGCCCCCTACGTGGTGAAGGACGATGGACTCGCCGCGGGCAAGGGTGTTGTTGTCACCCGCAACCGCGATGAAGCTTTGGCGCATGCCCAGTCCTGCTTCGACGCCGGCGGCTCCGTGGTCATCGAGGAGTTCCTGGACGGCCCGGAGGTTTCCCTCTTTGTGCTCTGCGACGGGCAGAACACGGTGGCGCTCTCGCCCGCCCAGGACTTCAAGCGCATTTTCGACAATGACGAAGGGCCCAACACCGGCGGCATGGGTGCCTATACCCCGCTTGAGTGGGCCCCCGAGGGGCTGGTGCAGGAAGTCCTTGAACGCGTGGCCCAGCCCACCGTCAACGAGATGGCCCGCCGCGGCACCCCTTTCGTCGGTGTGCTGTTCGTCGGCCTGGCCCTCACGTCACGCGGCACCCGCGTGATCGAGTTCAACGTCCGCTTCGGCGACCCGGAAACCCAGGCCGTCCTCGCCCGGCTCAAGACCCCCCTCGGTGCGCTGCTGATGGCCGCCGCCAAGGGCGAACTGGATAAGGCTGAGGAGCTGCGGTGGTCCAAGGAGGCCGCCGTCGCCGTCGTTATTGCCTCCGAAAACTACCCGGACACGCCCCGCACCGGTGACCGGATCCGTGGCCTCAAGAAAGTGGAAGCGCTCGACGGCGTGCACGTTATCCACGCCGGAACCGCCCTGGACAAGGAAGGCAAGGTGGTGTCCGCCGGCGGCCGTGTCCTGGCGGTTGTCGCCCTGGGCAGTGACCTGGTGGAGGCGCGCGAGAAAGCGTACGACGGCGTGGAGCTGGTCCAGCTGGACGGGGCGCAGTTCCGCACCGACATCGCCCGCAAAGCCGCCCGTGGCGAGATCAAGGTTCCTTACGGCGCCACCGGTTCGATGCCCATCGTGAAAGCAAAGGCCTGA
- a CDS encoding molybdopterin-dependent oxidoreductase: MTKLRNRMTGAGTMAALAGVVAAAVVLAVAELIGAFFTARATPLFALGSTFIDFTPPWLKDFAIATFGTNDKTALFVGMGLTIAVLACILGVVAYRKWALGVLGVLFMGAVIVASVVTRAGVGAADAIPSVLGTLAGLVVLHRLMVPLWGLKAWPEAPADTASDGGERPGGEGTSRRRFFATAGITAVAAGIAATGGRLLAAARSNVAQAREALSLPTPAKAAAAVPAGVQSTVPGVPPWLTPNGEFYRIDTALSVPEINVDDWELRVHGLVEQEVTLTFQDLLDAELIESHVTLTCVSNPVGGNLAGNAKWLGLPIREVLARAKPKEGADMVLSKSIDGFSASTPLEVLQDDRDAMLAIGMNGEPLPLEHGYPVRMVVPGLYGFVSATKWVVDLEVTRFADSKAYWTERGWSERGPIKTMARVDVPKSFAKVPAGKVAVGGTAWAQTRGISKVEIQIDNGGWAEATLSAEASTVTWRQWSYEWDATPGPHYIKVRATDGTGAVQTDQRADPVPDGASGWQSIMVTVQ; the protein is encoded by the coding sequence ATGACAAAGCTGCGAAACAGGATGACAGGCGCCGGAACCATGGCCGCGTTGGCAGGCGTGGTGGCAGCCGCCGTCGTACTTGCCGTTGCGGAGCTGATTGGCGCATTTTTTACCGCCCGCGCCACCCCCCTCTTTGCCCTGGGGTCCACCTTCATCGACTTCACGCCGCCGTGGCTCAAGGACTTTGCGATCGCCACGTTCGGCACCAACGACAAGACAGCGCTATTCGTGGGCATGGGCCTGACCATTGCGGTGCTCGCCTGCATCCTGGGCGTGGTGGCCTACCGGAAATGGGCCCTCGGCGTCCTGGGTGTACTTTTCATGGGGGCCGTGATCGTGGCCAGCGTGGTGACCCGCGCCGGCGTCGGCGCCGCTGACGCCATCCCTTCGGTGCTGGGAACCCTGGCCGGACTGGTGGTCCTGCACCGCCTGATGGTGCCGCTGTGGGGGCTGAAGGCGTGGCCGGAAGCGCCGGCGGATACAGCGTCCGACGGCGGCGAACGGCCTGGGGGCGAAGGCACCAGCCGCCGGCGCTTCTTCGCCACTGCCGGGATCACGGCCGTAGCCGCGGGCATCGCCGCCACCGGTGGGCGGCTGCTGGCTGCGGCGCGCAGCAATGTGGCCCAGGCCCGTGAAGCGTTGAGCCTGCCAACGCCGGCGAAAGCTGCAGCCGCCGTACCGGCCGGGGTCCAGTCCACGGTCCCCGGCGTCCCGCCGTGGCTGACGCCCAACGGCGAGTTCTACCGGATCGATACGGCTTTGAGCGTGCCGGAAATCAACGTTGACGACTGGGAACTGCGCGTTCACGGGCTGGTGGAGCAGGAAGTGACGCTCACCTTCCAGGACCTGCTCGACGCCGAGCTGATCGAATCCCACGTCACGCTCACCTGCGTGTCCAATCCAGTGGGCGGCAACCTCGCCGGAAACGCCAAGTGGCTGGGCCTGCCCATCCGTGAGGTGCTGGCGCGCGCCAAGCCCAAAGAAGGAGCAGACATGGTGCTGTCAAAGTCCATCGACGGCTTCAGCGCTTCCACTCCCCTTGAGGTCCTGCAGGATGACAGGGACGCCATGCTGGCCATCGGCATGAACGGTGAGCCGCTTCCGCTGGAGCACGGCTACCCCGTGCGGATGGTGGTCCCCGGACTGTACGGGTTTGTGTCCGCCACCAAATGGGTGGTGGACCTGGAGGTCACCCGTTTCGCGGACAGCAAGGCCTACTGGACCGAGCGCGGCTGGTCCGAGCGCGGCCCCATCAAGACGATGGCCCGCGTGGACGTGCCCAAGTCCTTCGCGAAGGTGCCGGCCGGAAAAGTCGCGGTGGGCGGCACCGCATGGGCCCAAACTCGCGGCATCAGCAAAGTGGAAATCCAGATCGACAACGGCGGGTGGGCGGAAGCCACCCTCTCCGCCGAAGCGTCCACCGTTACCTGGCGCCAGTGGTCCTACGAGTGGGACGCCACGCCCGGCCCCCACTACATCAAGGTACGGGCAACCGACGGGACCGGGGCGGTCCAAACCGACCAGCGCGCAGATCCCGTGCCTGACGGTGCGTCAGGCTGGCAGTCGATAATGGTCACCGTGCAGTAG
- a CDS encoding asparaginase: protein MPHNPHATFTVDSAVELAVIERSGFVESRHIGSAVLLSADGSVVTELGDINTPIFARSTLKPFQALAAMQSGVPLRGAQVAIACGSHTGSLDHMDVVAGMLKAAGVREDQLQCPEAWPQDETARNWLVRSEKGKSRLAYNCSGKHAAFLWACTENGWDTHSYLEPNHPLQQRVRTVVEEYTGEKIAHLGIDGCGAPVAAVSLKGLARAYSQLAKAPGDQSFSARAATIATSMLDYPWAVQGRGEANTLVMDELEIIAKIGAEGVLAMATPQGVSVAVKILDGNIRATSLVALTLLAAAGAVEIPGVASALEQVVEPVMGGGRPVGKIRLGPAVSALLD from the coding sequence ATGCCGCATAATCCGCATGCCACCTTCACTGTTGACTCCGCCGTCGAACTGGCCGTGATCGAACGCAGCGGCTTTGTGGAGTCGCGGCACATCGGTTCCGCCGTGCTCCTGTCCGCCGACGGCTCGGTGGTCACCGAACTCGGAGACATCAACACGCCCATCTTCGCGCGGTCCACGCTCAAGCCGTTCCAGGCATTGGCCGCCATGCAGTCCGGGGTTCCGCTGCGGGGCGCGCAGGTGGCCATTGCCTGCGGAAGCCACACGGGCTCCCTGGACCACATGGACGTGGTGGCGGGCATGCTCAAGGCCGCCGGAGTCCGTGAAGACCAGCTGCAGTGCCCCGAGGCCTGGCCGCAGGATGAAACGGCCCGGAACTGGCTGGTGCGCTCCGAAAAGGGCAAGTCGCGGCTGGCGTACAACTGCTCCGGAAAGCACGCCGCTTTCCTGTGGGCCTGCACGGAAAACGGGTGGGACACGCACAGCTACCTGGAGCCGAACCACCCGCTGCAGCAGCGCGTGCGCACCGTTGTGGAGGAATACACGGGTGAGAAGATCGCCCACCTGGGGATCGACGGCTGCGGCGCCCCCGTGGCGGCTGTCTCCCTGAAAGGCCTGGCCAGGGCTTACTCCCAGCTCGCCAAGGCTCCCGGGGACCAGAGCTTCAGCGCCAGGGCCGCCACCATCGCCACTTCGATGCTCGATTACCCATGGGCGGTACAGGGCCGTGGCGAGGCCAACACCCTGGTGATGGACGAGCTGGAGATCATCGCCAAGATCGGGGCAGAGGGGGTGCTGGCCATGGCCACTCCGCAGGGCGTGTCCGTGGCCGTCAAGATCCTGGACGGAAACATCAGGGCCACCTCGCTGGTGGCCCTGACGCTGCTCGCCGCGGCGGGGGCCGTGGAGATCCCGGGAGTTGCCAGCGCCCTGGAGCAGGTTGTGGAACCGGTGATGGGCGGCGGACGGCCGGTAGGAAAGATCCGCCTGGGCCCCGCTGTTTCCGCCCTCCTGGACTGA